The Neochlamydia sp. S13 DNA segment CTTCCCGATCAATCACAGTGTTATGATAATCTAACAAATAAGCAAAAGGCTTCCTTAACTCGTAATCAACATAAATAGTTCCTGGAAGAAGTTTTTTTTACATAGGCATGGGTAATCAAAGGAGAATTTAAAAGTTTTTGTTGAGCTGCTTGGGTATTAAAGCGAAAGATATTGGTTGGCTGATCAATCGATAAGTTAAGAAGCTCTGCAAGATAAGCTGTTTTCAGAGGTTCTTTATCAG contains these protein-coding regions:
- a CDS encoding FtsQ-type POTRA domain-containing protein, with the protein product MDYAFTLAISGSASGGLIYYKYIKRQRLYNSQYNIVAIAQTTPDKEPLKTAYLAELLNLSIDQPTNIFRFNTQAAQQKLLNSPLITHAYVKKTSSRNYLC